One genomic segment of Campylobacter concisus includes these proteins:
- a CDS encoding prepilin peptidase, giving the protein MDNLVIFFAVFTFILGICIGSFLNVLIYRLPRNESINFPASHCPNCDHKLNFYHNVPLFSWLFLGGKCAFCKKRISLIYPVIELVSGILFLIYFFKECGEILSVETLLYALFLGLCFIMLLALSVIDIRYKAVPDPLLFAALFFAFIYALLLFIFKGNFAQILNLFLFALIFWVLRFVVSFAIKKEAMGSADIFIAAIIGAILPVKLALVAIYLAALFTLPVYALVRKKSYELAFVPFLSLGLLITYAFKEQILEILRFIYE; this is encoded by the coding sequence ATGGATAATTTAGTCATTTTTTTTGCCGTTTTTACATTTATTCTTGGCATTTGCATCGGTTCGTTTTTAAATGTTTTGATCTACCGCTTACCAAGAAATGAAAGTATAAATTTTCCAGCTTCTCATTGCCCAAACTGCGACCATAAGCTAAATTTTTATCACAATGTTCCGCTTTTTTCATGGCTATTTTTAGGCGGCAAATGTGCCTTTTGTAAGAAAAGAATAAGCCTCATCTATCCAGTGATCGAGCTAGTTTCTGGGATACTTTTTTTGATCTATTTTTTTAAAGAGTGCGGCGAAATTTTAAGCGTAGAAACGCTGCTTTATGCGCTATTTTTAGGTCTTTGCTTTATAATGCTACTAGCTCTTAGCGTCATAGACATAAGATATAAAGCTGTGCCAGATCCGCTTCTTTTTGCAGCGCTATTTTTCGCATTTATCTATGCCCTGCTACTTTTTATCTTTAAAGGAAATTTTGCTCAAATTTTAAATTTATTCCTTTTTGCACTTATCTTTTGGGTGCTTAGATTTGTCGTAAGTTTTGCCATAAAAAAAGAAGCGATGGGTAGTGCAGATATCTTTATAGCAGCTATCATCGGAGCTATCTTGCCAGTCAAACTGGCTCTAGTGGCGATCTATCTTGCAGCGCTTTTTACACTTCCAGTCTATGCGCTCGTTCGCAAAAAGAGCTATGAGCTAGCCTTTGTGCCATTTTTAAGTCTTGGCTTACTTATTACATACGCTTTTAAAGAGCAAATTTTAGAAATTTTAAGGTTTATTTATGAGTAG
- a CDS encoding LptF/LptG family permease, with amino-acid sequence MSRVNRYLLFNFLGTFASLFSTLFLIMSIVFFIQIARITSYIEISFGELFKLYSFMLPRVLLFVVPIAFFVSLAMTLFRLSKENESIVIFTLGGSPNKIAKFFLIFSAFLSTALLVIATIMIPIAAQLNANFIDYKKTVAKLNLKPTQFGQKFSDWMVYVGSEMQDNNGTTYKDIVMFNPYIKDSQRLITAKNAKITNTNQSIELSLIDGKMYDIKDEIYHQSNFKSMKIRTAQSEEISDIGSIKEYWTEANSSEKRRKDLSTYVLVALFPLASTLFAISFGIVTYRYEKGMVYVGTFGVLFGYFTLIMLFSSKPAFAIPLIFFVFLLAGILLFKAKIMRRY; translated from the coding sequence ATGAGTAGAGTGAATAGATATCTTTTGTTTAACTTCCTAGGGACTTTTGCATCGCTATTTAGTACGCTTTTTTTGATCATGTCGATCGTATTTTTCATCCAAATCGCGCGCATCACTTCTTACATTGAGATCAGTTTTGGCGAGCTTTTTAAACTCTACTCATTTATGCTTCCACGCGTACTACTTTTTGTCGTGCCTATCGCATTTTTTGTATCACTTGCGATGACGCTTTTTAGGCTATCGAAAGAGAATGAAAGTATCGTTATTTTTACGCTTGGTGGCTCACCAAATAAAATTGCTAAATTTTTCTTAATATTTTCAGCATTTTTAAGCACCGCTCTACTTGTAATTGCTACCATAATGATACCAATAGCCGCACAGCTAAATGCAAATTTTATTGATTATAAAAAGACTGTTGCAAAGCTGAATTTAAAGCCAACTCAGTTTGGACAAAAATTCTCTGACTGGATGGTCTATGTGGGTAGTGAAATGCAAGATAACAACGGCACTACCTATAAAGATATCGTGATGTTTAATCCTTACATTAAAGACTCTCAACGCTTAATCACTGCAAAAAATGCAAAGATCACTAATACAAATCAAAGCATCGAACTCTCTTTAATAGATGGAAAAATGTATGATATAAAAGATGAAATTTATCATCAAAGCAACTTCAAATCTATGAAGATAAGGACTGCCCAAAGTGAAGAGATAAGTGATATAGGAAGTATAAAAGAGTACTGGACGGAGGCAAATAGTAGTGAAAAAAGAAGAAAAGACCTTAGCACATATGTGCTTGTTGCGCTATTTCCACTTGCCAGTACGCTTTTTGCCATAAGCTTTGGCATCGTTACTTATAGATATGAAAAAGGCATGGTTTATGTTGGTACGTTTGGCGTTTTATTTGGGTATTTTACACTCATAATGCTATTTTCATCAAAACCAGCTTTTGCGATCCCGCTCATATTTTTCGTCTTTTTATTGGCAGGAATTTTGCTTTTTAAAGCCAAAATCATGCGAAGATACTAA